The Urbifossiella limnaea nucleotide sequence GATCGTGGCCGTGTTCCGCTGCATCCCCTGCGAGGAGTGCGTGAAGCTGGACGACGAGCTGGTGGACACCGACGAGGCGCTGAAGCCGCTGCTGGCGCAGTACGTCCGCGTGCGCATCGTGTCGGCGAACGGGCTCGACCTGTCGCTGTTCCAGTACGACACCGACCAGTCGTTCGCCGTGTTCATGCTCAACGCCGACGGTACCATTTACGGCCGGTTCGGCACCCGCTCGGACCGCACGAACTGGATCGGCGACGTGTCGCTGCTGGGGCTGGCGAAGGCGCTGGCGGGCGGGCTGGAGCTGCACCGCGAGTACGCGGCGCGGCCGGCGGGCGCCCCCGTGCCGCCGGGGCTGGCGGCGAAGCGCGGCCCGGCGCCGCTGTTCCCCGTGCCGGAGCGCTTCCCGGCGCTGACGAAGTACGGCGCGGGCCTGGACTACCAGGGGAAGGTGGTGCAGAGCTGCATCCACTGCCACCAGGTCGGCGACGCCCAGCGCGAGCACCTGTGGAAGGCCGGGCCGCTGCCCGAGGACGTGCTGTTCCCGTACCCGCACCCGAAGGCGCTCGGCCTGATCCTCGACCCGCGCGAGACGGCGACGGTGAAGGACGTGGTGCCGGGCTCGCCCGCCGAGGCCGCGGGGTTCAAGGCGGGGGATTCGATTCGCGCCATGAACGGGCAGCGGCTGCTCTCCATCGCCGACGTGCAGTGGGTGCTGCAGCGCACGCCTCCGGCCGGCGGGACGATCGCGGCCGAGGTGCGGCGCGGCGGCGCGACGACGAACCTGACGTGGAAGCTGCCGGCGAGCTGGCGGCGCGCCGACGACCTGTCGTGGCGGGCGAGTTCGTGGGGCTTGCGCCGCATGGCCACGGGCGGCATCAAGCTGGAGCCGCTGCCCGGCGGGCGGCCGGCCGGCGTGCCGGCGACGGGGATGGCGCTGCTGGCGAAGCACGTCGGCGAGTACGGCCCGCACGCGGCGGCGAAGAACGCCGGGTTCCGCAAGGACGACGTGATCGTGTCGTTCGACGGCCGCACGGACCTGACGCGCGAGTCGGACGTGTTCGCGCACGTGCTGCTGGGGAAGCGGCCCGGCGACGCGGTGGCGGTGCGCGTGGTCCGCGCCGGCCGGCCGCTCGACCTGAAGCTGCCGGTTCAACCCTGACCCCGGAGGCTCCTCGTGCCGACCCGCCGCGCCGCCCTCGCCGCCCTCGCCGCCGCGCCGCTCGCCGCGGCGCAGGAGCCGCCGGCGCTGACGCTCTCGACGTTCAGCGCCGAGGTCACGATCCCCGCCGGCCACCCGTGCATGGGTGGCGGCGTCGCGCCGGTGAAGGAAGTGCTCGACCCGCTGGAGGCGCGCGGGTTCGTCCTCCGCGGGGCCGGGCGGCCGGTCGTGTTCCTCGCCGTGGACTGGTGCGAAATCCGCAACGCCGCCTACGACCGGTTCCGCGCCAAGGTCGCCGCCGCGGTCGGCACCGACCCGGTGCGCGTGATGCTGTGCGCGCTGCACCAGCACGACGCCCCCATCTTCGACACCGCCGCCGAGGAGCTGCTGGAGAAGCACAAGGCCGGAGCGTCGGTCGGCAGCGTCGCGGTGTTCGAGCGGCTCACGAGCGCCGTCGCCGACGCCGCGGCGGCGTGCCTGAAGACGGCGCGGCGCGTCACGCACCTGGGCACGGGTCGGGCGCGCGTCGACCAGGTGGCGTCGAACCGCCGCTACCTGGATGACGCCGGCGCGGTGCGCTACAACCGCATGTCCGCGACCCGCGACCCGAAGGTCCGCGCCGCCGGCGAGGGGATGATCGACCCTGAGCTGAAGCTGCTGTCGTTCTGGGACGGCGACGCGCCGCTCGCCGGGCTGTCGGCGTACGCGGTGCACCCGATGAGCTTCTACGGCCGCGGCGGCGTCAGCGCCGACTTCGTGGGGCTCGCCCGCCGCCGGCTCCAGGCCGACACGCCGGCGGCGCTGCAACTGTACGCCTCGGGGTGCAGCGGCAACGTGACGGCGGGCAAGTTCAACGACGGCGACCCCGGCAACCGCCCGGTGCTGGCCGACCGCGTGTACCGGGCGATGGCCGCCGCGTGGCGCGACACCCGCAAGACGCCGGTGACGGCGCCGACGTTCCGCAGCGTGCCGCTGACGCTCGAAGCGCGCGGCGGGCACGAATTCACGGTCGAGGCGCTGACGCGGCGCCTGACGAGCGACGCGCGGCCGTTCGGCCGCTGTCTGGCGGCGCTGGGCCTGAGCTGGGCGAACCGCGTGCGCGCCGGCGTACCGGTGGACGTGCCGGTGCTCGACTTCGGCGGCGCGGCGCTGACGGTGCTGCCGGCCGAGAGTTACGTCGAGTTCCAGCTGGCGGCGCAGCGGGCGCGGCCGGACGACTTCGTGGTGGTGGCGGGGTACGGCGAGTGCGGCCCGGGGTACATCCCGGTCGAGCGGGCGTGGGCGGAGAACGACGGCAACCTGAGCGACTGGTGCTGGGTGGCCCGCGGCAGCGAGGCGCGCATGACCGACGCGATTCGGCGGGCGCTGGCGCGGGGGTAGAACGATCCCCGCTTGCGGCGTAGCGCCGCGGCGCTACGCCGCAAGCGGCGGAAGATCACGCGCCGTCCCCGTACCGCTCGGGGGCGTAGCGCTTCGCCAGCAGCCCCGTCGCGGCGTCCAGGTCCACGTCGCACACCAGCACGCCCTCCTCGCCGTAGGGGAGGTGCGCCACCAGCCCGCCCTGCGGGCCGATCAGCGTCGTCGCCGACTCGGGGTAACGGAACGCGTAGTTCGCGCTCGCCACGTACACCGTGTTCTCCAGCGCCCGGCACATCACCGCCTTCTCGTAGTACGGCCCCGCGGGGTCACCCCACGCCCGCGGCACGGTGCCGGTGAGGTCGCTGCCGGTGCAGTGCGGGTGGAACACCACCTTCGCCCCGCGCGCCGCCGCCCAGCGCACCGTCTCGGGGTAGCGGAAGCCCTCGTGGCAGATCGCCACGCCGAACGTCAGCCCCTCGACGGTGAACAGCCGGCGGGTGCGGCCGGGGACGTACAGCGGCTCCTCCGACGGGTCGAGCTGGTTCTTCGTCTGCACGCCGACGAGATGGCCCTGCGCGTCGATCACGACCGCGGCGATGTGGCGGCCGAGGTCGGTGTGCCACTCCATGCCGAGGACCGCGGTGATGCCGTGGCGGCGCGTCATCTCGGTCGCGGCGCCGACGACGCGCTCCTGCTCGGCGCGGCCGAACGGCGGTACGGGGAAGTCGAGGCCGCGGAGGCCGGGGAGGTACGCTTCGGGGAAGCAAACGATTCGCGCGCCCTGTGCGGCGGCCGCGGCGAGGAGGCGGTCGGTGGCGGCGAGCCCGTCGGCGACGGTCGCCGCCACGCGCGGGCTGGCGAGGGCGATGTGCATACTTGAGTTGCCGCTTGCGGCGGAGCGCTACGCCGCAAGCGGCGGGGCGGGTTACACCAGCTTGTCGATGACCTGCGCCGAGCCCGGGAGCACGGGGTTGGGGCGATTCGACACGTCGTACACCATCGCGTGCGGGTCGATGCCGAGGGCGTGGTACGTCGTCGCCAGCACGTTCGGGTACGGGATCGCGTCGGTCTTCGCCTCGCCGGCCTGGGCGTCGGTCGTGCCGATCACCTGGCCCGTCCGCAGCCCGCCGCCGCTCATCAGCGCGAAGTTCACCCGCGCCCAGTGGTCGCGGCCGGCGTCCTTGTTAATCTTCGGCGTCCGCCCGAACTCGCCCCACACCACCACCAGGCAGTCCTTGTCCATGCCGCGGGCGTGGATGTCTTCCACCAGCGCCGACACGCCGCGGTCGAACAGCGGCAGCTGGCGTTCGAGGCTCTTGAAGTTGTTGCCGTGCGTGTCCCAGAAGCCGTAGGCCACGGTCACGACGCGGGCGCCGGCCTCCACCAGCCGGCGGGCCATCAGCAGCTGGTCGTTCCACTGCGGGGCGCCGTCGCCCTGGTGGCGCGGGGAGCCGCGGCCGTAGCGCTCGCGGACGCGCTCGGGCTCCTTCGTCACGTCCAGCGCGTCCACCACCTTGTTGCTGGCGAGCACGTCGAAGGCGCGGTCGTGGAACGTGTCCGTCGAGCCGCCGTCGGCGCGGCGCATCGCGTCCAGCCCGCCGAGGAGCGTGCGGCGGTCGGCGAGTTGGCCCGGCGGCACGACGACGTTCCGCATCACGCCGATCTCGTCGCCGTCCACCTTCACCGGGGCCGCGGCGCGGCCGAGGAGGGCGGCGCCGGGCGAGTTGTACGGCCGGTGCTGCATCGTCGGCGACAGGTCCACGAACGCCGGCACGATGGGGTCCGTCTGGCCCTGGAGGCGGGCGACGACGCTGCCGAAGTGCGGCTTGTTCTCGCGCTTGGCGGCGTCCATCGTGGTGGCGGTGTAGCTCTGCCAGCTGCTGTGCTCGTCGCGCTGGCCGACGAGCGACCGCACGACGGCGACCTTGTCCATGCAGCGGGCGAGCATCGGCAGGTGCTCGCAGACGGTCACGCCTGTCAGGTTCGTGCGGATGGGGTTGAACGTGCCGCGCACTTCCGCCGGGGCGTTCGGCTTGAGGTCGAACGTGTCCTGGTGGGCCATGCCGCCGGTCAGGTAGACCATGATGACGGACTTGTGCGTGCGGCGGCCGCTGGCCGCTTCGGCGCGCATCAGGTTCGGCAGGGTGAGGCCGGCGGCGGCGCCGGCGGTGAGGAAGCCGCGGCGGGTGACGCCGTCGCAGTACCGGTGGGCGTGGCCGGGGATGGTGAGCATCGCAGCTCCGGGAGCGGGGGCACGGGGAACGCGCCGGCGGGTGGTATGAGTATATTCGGCCGTCCGGGTGCGCCGCAACACCCACATGCTCTTTCGCCGCCCGCCCGGGCGCCGCCGGCCGCGTCACCCGGCGCCGGTCAGGTGCAGCGCCTCGAGCAGCGCCGACCGCAGCGCCAGGAAGGCGGCGTCGGTGCGGCGGCGCGGCCGCGGCAGGCCCACGTCGATCACCCGGTCCACCCGCCCCGGCCGCGGCGACAGCACCACGATCCGGTCGCTCAGGTAAATCGCCTCGTCCACGTCGTGCGTCACCAGCAGCATCGTCGTGCCGCGGGCCGCCCACAGCCGCAGCAACTCGTCCTGCATCCGCATCCGGGTGAACTGGTCCAGCGCCCCCAGCGGCTCGTCCAGCAACAGCACCCGCGGGTGCGTCACCAGCGCCCGCGCCAGCGCCGCCCGCTGGGCCATGCCGCCGGAGAGCTGGTGCGGGTACGCCCCGGCGAACGCCGTCAGCCCGGTCAGCGCCAGGAGCTCGTCCACCTCGTGCCGCCGCTGCCGCAGCACGCCCTGCGCCACCAGCCCGGCCTCGACGTTCCGCCGCACCGTCAGCCACGGGAACAGGCTCGGGTCCTGGAACATCAGCCCGCGGTCGGCGCCCGGCCCGGTCACCGGGTTCGATCCGACGTGCAGCGCGCCGCGGGTCGGGGCGTCGAGGCCGGCCACCATCCGCAGCAGCGTGGACTTGCCGCACCCGCTCGGGCCGACCAGCGCCACCAGCTCGCCGCCGGCCACGTCGAGCGAGACGCCGGCGAGCGCGACGACGGTGGCGCCGTCGGCGGCGCGGAACGTCTTGCTCACGTCGCGCACCCGCAGGGCGGCGCCGTCCGCGGGCGTCACCACTTGATCACCCCCTGTTGCCACCGGAGCACGCGGTCGCGGACCTTGAACAGCAGCGTCATGAGCGTGGAGAAGAACGCGGCGCTGATGAGGAGCGTGCCGTACACCTTGGCGTACTCCATGTACCCCTGCTGCCACCGCAGGTACCACCCGAGGCCGGCCTGCACGCCGACCGTCTCGGCGACGATGAGCGTGAGGAACGACGCGCCCAACCCCATGAACAGGCCGACGAAAATGTTCGGCAGCGCGGCCGGCAGCGCGACGCGGAAGATGAGGTACAGCCGGCCGGCGCCGAGGGTGCGGGCCACGTCCAGGTACGACAGCCGGACGTTGGCGATGCCCGACGACGTGAGGATGGTCATCGGGAACCACACGGCGAAGCCGATGAGCGCGACGGCGCACGGGAACGAGTCCTTCCACAGCGTCATCACCAGCGGGATGAGCGCCGTCGCCGGCACGGGGCCGACCAGCTTCAGCGCCGGCATCGCCCAGTAGCGCACCGCCGGGAACCAGCCGACGAGCACGCCGGTGACGAGCCCCGCGGCGACGCCGGCGGCGTACCCGGCGAGGAGCAGTTGCAGCGAGTGCCAGGCGCTTTCGAGCAGGATCGCGCGGTCGTCGAACACGGCCGCGAACACCTCGTCGGGGCCGGGGAAGAACGGCTGCTTCAGCCAGTTCATTTTGACGGTGACGAACTCCCACAGGGCCAGCAGCGCGACGGCGGCGGCGGTCAGCGGCGCGAAGTGGCGGACCGCGGGGCGCAGCGCCGGGAGCGCGGCCTGGAGCGCCGCGGCGAGGAGGCCGAGGGCGCCGACGGCGGCGACGACGACGGGGTACGGGTGCTGCCAGGCGGGGGCGGACGCGAGCCAGGTGAGCGGCGGCGGTTGCGCGTCGGCGAGGGCGAGGTGGGCGGCGAGCGCGGCGACGGCGGCGGCGGTCGGCGACAGGGCGGCACCCCAGCGGGCGGGCTGCGGGTCGGCGAGGTCGGACGCCATCCGGCGAACTCCGCGGGCAGGTGGTCCGGGGGCGTGCGTGGTCACTGCGCCAGGCTCTCGCCCACGCAGCAGGCGGCGCAGCACGGGCACGCCCCCGAGCCCTTCGGGCCGAACAGCGCGGCGAACTGCGCCGCCGGCAGCAGCCGCGGCCGGCCGCCCGGCACGCGCTCCACCACTTGCGCCGTCACCCACTCGTCGGTCACGCCCGGCAGGTCGAGCCACGCCCGCCGCGCCAGCGCCGCCGCGTCCGTCGAGGCGCCCAAGAGCTTCGCCTTCTGCATGTCGGCGGCGGCCTGCTCGACGCTGCTCTTCCCGCGCGCCACGGCCGGCGTGTACTTCAGGTGCATCAGCGCCTGCGTGTTCACCTCGGCGGACGCGGCCACGTACTTCTTCTCCACGCCCAGCTCGGCCGCCGCCTTCGGGTTCTCCTGCACCCACTTCGCCGCCTTCAGAATCGCCTTCGTCACCTTCGCCGCCGCGGCCGGGTGCTGCCGCGCGAACTCGCCGTTGACGAGGACGGCACAACAGTACTCGTCCGCGTAGGGGGCGTCGGTCGCCTGGTCGGCGAGGGTGCGGACGACCCCCTGCCCCTCCAGGATGGTGCCGATCGGGTCGGCGGTGGCGATCGCGTCGAGCTCGCCGTCCTGGAGCCGCTTGCCGAGCAGGCCGGGGTCC carries:
- a CDS encoding Trx7/PDZ domain-containing (seleno)protein, with product MPRLLLTSALLLALAGPAAAQVNPREKKVRDDKAKVEAAGYWIYNDLPKARAEAKAAGKPIVAVFRCIPCEECVKLDDELVDTDEALKPLLAQYVRVRIVSANGLDLSLFQYDTDQSFAVFMLNADGTIYGRFGTRSDRTNWIGDVSLLGLAKALAGGLELHREYAARPAGAPVPPGLAAKRGPAPLFPVPERFPALTKYGAGLDYQGKVVQSCIHCHQVGDAQREHLWKAGPLPEDVLFPYPHPKALGLILDPRETATVKDVVPGSPAEAAGFKAGDSIRAMNGQRLLSIADVQWVLQRTPPAGGTIAAEVRRGGATTNLTWKLPASWRRADDLSWRASSWGLRRMATGGIKLEPLPGGRPAGVPATGMALLAKHVGEYGPHAAAKNAGFRKDDVIVSFDGRTDLTRESDVFAHVLLGKRPGDAVAVRVVRAGRPLDLKLPVQP
- a CDS encoding carbon-nitrogen hydrolase family protein, giving the protein MHIALASPRVAATVADGLAATDRLLAAAAAQGARIVCFPEAYLPGLRGLDFPVPPFGRAEQERVVGAATEMTRRHGITAVLGMEWHTDLGRHIAAVVIDAQGHLVGVQTKNQLDPSEEPLYVPGRTRRLFTVEGLTFGVAICHEGFRYPETVRWAAARGAKVVFHPHCTGSDLTGTVPRAWGDPAGPYYEKAVMCRALENTVYVASANYAFRYPESATTLIGPQGGLVAHLPYGEEGVLVCDVDLDAATGLLAKRYAPERYGDGA
- a CDS encoding DUF1501 domain-containing protein, translated to MLTIPGHAHRYCDGVTRRGFLTAGAAAGLTLPNLMRAEAASGRRTHKSVIMVYLTGGMAHQDTFDLKPNAPAEVRGTFNPIRTNLTGVTVCEHLPMLARCMDKVAVVRSLVGQRDEHSSWQSYTATTMDAAKRENKPHFGSVVARLQGQTDPIVPAFVDLSPTMQHRPYNSPGAALLGRAAAPVKVDGDEIGVMRNVVVPPGQLADRRTLLGGLDAMRRADGGSTDTFHDRAFDVLASNKVVDALDVTKEPERVRERYGRGSPRHQGDGAPQWNDQLLMARRLVEAGARVVTVAYGFWDTHGNNFKSLERQLPLFDRGVSALVEDIHARGMDKDCLVVVWGEFGRTPKINKDAGRDHWARVNFALMSGGGLRTGQVIGTTDAQAGEAKTDAIPYPNVLATTYHALGIDPHAMVYDVSNRPNPVLPGSAQVIDKLV
- a CDS encoding ABC transporter ATP-binding protein codes for the protein MVTPADGAALRVRDVSKTFRAADGATVVALAGVSLDVAGGELVALVGPSGCGKSTLLRMVAGLDAPTRGALHVGSNPVTGPGADRGLMFQDPSLFPWLTVRRNVEAGLVAQGVLRQRRHEVDELLALTGLTAFAGAYPHQLSGGMAQRAALARALVTHPRVLLLDEPLGALDQFTRMRMQDELLRLWAARGTTMLLVTHDVDEAIYLSDRIVVLSPRPGRVDRVIDVGLPRPRRRTDAAFLALRSALLEALHLTGAG
- a CDS encoding ABC transporter permease translates to MASDLADPQPARWGAALSPTAAAVAALAAHLALADAQPPPLTWLASAPAWQHPYPVVVAAVGALGLLAAALQAALPALRPAVRHFAPLTAAAVALLALWEFVTVKMNWLKQPFFPGPDEVFAAVFDDRAILLESAWHSLQLLLAGYAAGVAAGLVTGVLVGWFPAVRYWAMPALKLVGPVPATALIPLVMTLWKDSFPCAVALIGFAVWFPMTILTSSGIANVRLSYLDVARTLGAGRLYLIFRVALPAALPNIFVGLFMGLGASFLTLIVAETVGVQAGLGWYLRWQQGYMEYAKVYGTLLISAAFFSTLMTLLFKVRDRVLRWQQGVIKW
- a CDS encoding ABC transporter substrate-binding protein, translated to MTRRPLLAVACLLAAGLALVPAGCGGRGSVAPGEPGAGKLKVAYLGLTCEAPIFVAQERGLFAEQGVETEIVRTDWDGLREGLANGTFHANHTLVMYALKGIEKGSDIKITGGVHTGCLRVQVPPTSAIKTAADLKGRRIGVPTHIGSPPYMFACRVLAAAGIDPSLEARQVTWVAMDPGLLGKRLQDGELDAIATADPIGTILEGQGVVRTLADQATDAPYADEYCCAVLVNGEFARQHPAAAAKVTKAILKAAKWVQENPKAAAELGVEKKYVAASAEVNTQALMHLKYTPAVARGKSSVEQAAADMQKAKLLGASTDAAALARRAWLDLPGVTDEWVTAQVVERVPGGRPRLLPAAQFAALFGPKGSGACPCCAACCVGESLAQ